A genomic stretch from Prochlorococcus marinus str. MIT 9312 includes:
- the coaD gene encoding pantetheine-phosphate adenylyltransferase, which produces MKILYPGTFDPLTNGHLDLIERAEKIFGNLVVAVLENTSKTPTFNLERRIIQIKYSLSHLPNIEIISYSGLTVDCANDLKANLILRGLRAMSDFEYELQIAHTNKSLNNDIETIFLSTNTNYSFLSSSLVKEVAKFGGEINHMVPPSVEKDLKEYFK; this is translated from the coding sequence ATGAAAATTCTTTATCCAGGTACATTTGATCCTTTAACAAACGGGCATCTTGATTTAATAGAAAGGGCTGAAAAAATATTTGGCAATCTAGTAGTTGCTGTTTTAGAAAATACTTCTAAAACACCAACATTTAATCTTGAAAGAAGAATAATACAAATAAAATATTCTCTTTCTCATTTGCCTAATATTGAAATTATTTCTTATTCTGGTCTAACTGTTGATTGTGCAAATGATCTAAAAGCTAATCTTATTCTTCGAGGATTAAGAGCAATGAGTGATTTTGAGTATGAACTTCAGATTGCTCATACAAATAAATCTCTTAATAATGATATTGAAACTATATTTTTATCGACAAATACAAATTATAGTTTTCTTAGTAGTTCTTTAGTAAAAGAAGTTGCAAAATTTGGTGGTGAAATTAATCATATGGTACCCCCCTCTGTTGAGAAGGATTTAAAAGAATATTTTAAATAA
- a CDS encoding flavin reductase family protein — protein MTLNLEAKKILLRKIPHGLFICGVRDEVKNEVNGFTASWVTQGSFTPPLVVMAVRAEGSSHEIIKSTNKFSLNVLKSDQKDLAAVFFKPQKALGGRFESVEFKLGELGLPILVDSVGGVECNVVGSVMHGDHTVFVGEVQSAYLNNDVDSLNLSSTGWNYGG, from the coding sequence ATGACATTAAATCTAGAAGCAAAAAAAATCTTATTAAGAAAAATACCTCACGGATTATTTATTTGTGGCGTTAGAGACGAGGTTAAAAATGAAGTGAATGGATTTACTGCAAGTTGGGTGACTCAAGGTTCCTTCACCCCACCATTAGTTGTAATGGCTGTTAGAGCAGAGGGTTCAAGTCATGAAATAATAAAGTCCACCAATAAGTTCTCATTAAATGTTCTAAAAAGTGATCAAAAGGATCTAGCAGCTGTTTTCTTTAAACCTCAAAAAGCATTAGGAGGTAGATTTGAATCTGTTGAATTTAAATTAGGTGAGCTTGGATTGCCTATTTTAGTTGATAGTGTTGGTGGGGTTGAATGTAATGTTGTTGGAAGTGTTATGCATGGAGATCATACCGTTTTTGTAGGAGAGGTTCAATCTGCTTATCTGAATAATGATGTTGACTCACTAAATTTATCTTCAACTGGCTGGAATTATGGAGGGTAA
- the uvrC gene encoding excinuclease ABC subunit UvrC: MSNSSIEKIDNKYNFKIEYKLINNKELLKSRLSEIPKSSGCYLFKDIDNNLLYIGKSKKLRSRVSSYFNNYSDLTPRLSLMVRQITEIEIIVTDSEYEALNLESNLIKTNKPYFNILLKDDKKYPYLCITWSEKYPRIFITRRRRNRNNLDRYYGPYVDVGLLRRTLFTIKKIFPLRQRPRPVYKDRTCLNYSIGRCPGVCQEVISSDDYKKIMQQVSMIFQGRNDDLEIFLQKKMLQFSNDLDYENAAKIRDQISGLKLLTESQKISIPDSSINRDIFGIVSEKNVASIQIFQMRSGKLIGRIGYSQKLNNEDENHILQKILEEHYMNVEAVEIPSEILIQYNLPKQATIEDWLTELRKKKVKILIPKRNKKHETVEMVLKNAKLELDRILNGIQDNESSIEDLAQILELSEQPKRIEGYDISHIQGSDPVASQVVFIDGIPSKQHYRKYKIKDPNVFVGHSDDFASIYEVIHRRFKKWSRFKKSGGDFSILNDKTNSKLDNELLSDWPDLIMIDGGKGQLNAAIKALNELNLEEEVTICSLAKKNEEIFIPGFTKSLDTDENQKGVLLLRRVRDEAHRFALSFHRDKRSKRMNRSQLSQISGLGPSRIRELLEYFKSIDAIRIASKEDLSKVKGLGKNSVNDIYEYFNEL; encoded by the coding sequence ATGAGTAATTCCTCTATCGAAAAAATAGATAACAAATATAATTTTAAAATTGAATATAAATTAATTAATAATAAGGAATTATTAAAATCAAGATTATCCGAAATTCCAAAGTCATCTGGTTGTTATCTTTTTAAAGATATTGATAATAACTTACTTTATATAGGTAAATCAAAAAAACTACGCAGTAGAGTAAGTAGTTATTTCAATAATTATTCAGATTTAACTCCCCGATTAAGTTTGATGGTTCGTCAAATAACTGAAATAGAAATAATAGTCACAGATAGCGAATATGAAGCATTAAATTTAGAGTCAAATTTAATTAAAACAAACAAACCATACTTTAATATTCTTTTAAAGGATGATAAGAAATATCCATATCTTTGTATAACTTGGAGTGAGAAATATCCTCGAATATTTATTACAAGAAGAAGAAGAAATAGAAATAATTTAGATAGATATTATGGACCTTATGTTGATGTCGGATTATTAAGGAGAACATTGTTTACGATAAAAAAGATATTTCCACTTAGACAAAGACCAAGGCCAGTCTATAAAGATAGAACTTGTTTGAATTATTCAATAGGAAGATGTCCAGGTGTTTGCCAAGAAGTTATATCATCTGACGATTATAAAAAAATAATGCAACAAGTATCTATGATATTTCAGGGAAGAAATGATGACTTAGAAATATTTTTACAAAAAAAAATGCTGCAATTTTCAAATGATTTAGATTATGAGAATGCAGCAAAAATAAGGGACCAAATTTCAGGTTTAAAATTATTAACTGAATCACAAAAAATATCAATACCAGATTCTTCAATTAATAGAGATATCTTTGGAATAGTTTCAGAAAAAAATGTAGCTAGTATACAAATTTTCCAAATGAGATCTGGTAAGCTCATTGGGAGAATTGGCTATAGTCAAAAATTAAATAATGAAGATGAAAATCATATTCTACAAAAGATATTAGAAGAACATTATATGAATGTTGAAGCTGTAGAAATACCATCAGAAATTCTTATTCAATATAACCTTCCAAAACAAGCAACCATAGAGGATTGGTTAACGGAGCTAAGAAAAAAGAAAGTAAAAATATTAATCCCAAAAAGAAATAAAAAACATGAAACTGTAGAAATGGTTTTAAAAAATGCGAAATTAGAATTAGATAGAATATTAAATGGGATACAAGATAATGAATCATCTATTGAGGATCTTGCCCAAATACTTGAATTAAGCGAACAACCTAAAAGAATTGAAGGTTATGATATAAGCCATATTCAAGGTAGTGACCCTGTAGCATCACAAGTCGTTTTTATTGATGGGATTCCTTCTAAACAGCATTATAGGAAATATAAAATTAAAGATCCAAACGTTTTTGTAGGACATAGTGATGATTTTGCTTCGATATATGAAGTAATACATAGAAGGTTTAAAAAATGGTCAAGATTTAAAAAAAGCGGAGGGGATTTTTCAATATTAAATGATAAAACGAATAGTAAATTAGACAATGAACTTTTATCAGATTGGCCTGATTTAATAATGATAGATGGAGGAAAAGGACAGTTGAATGCAGCTATTAAAGCATTAAATGAATTAAATCTTGAGGAAGAAGTAACTATATGTTCATTAGCAAAAAAAAATGAAGAAATATTTATTCCAGGCTTTACTAAGTCTCTTGACACTGATGAAAATCAGAAAGGAGTTCTTCTATTAAGAAGGGTAAGAGATGAAGCACATAGATTTGCATTATCTTTTCATAGAGACAAAAGATCTAAGAGAATGAATAGATCTCAATTGTCCCAAATCAGTGGATTAGGACCATCAAGAATAAGAGAATTGCTTGAGTATTTTAAATCAATAGACGCGATAAGAATAGCTAGTAAAGAGGATTTATCAAAAGTTAAAGGACTTGGAAAAAACTCAGTAAATGATATATATGAATATTTTAACGAGTTATAA
- the hemJ gene encoding protoporphyrinogen oxidase HemJ gives MAAEAFLWFKSLHIIGVIVWFAGLFYLVRLFIYHEESKNMDNELKIAFNKQYTLMEKRLANIITTPGMILALSMAICMVIMQPSWLSEKWLQIKISFVLGLVIYHSYCYKIMYSLQNGTSTISAKNLRLLNELPTLLLFIIVLLVIFKNNFPTSIATWSVVGLIIFMLASIQLYAKIRKKNENSLSNE, from the coding sequence TTGGCAGCTGAAGCATTTCTCTGGTTTAAATCACTTCACATTATTGGTGTAATCGTTTGGTTTGCGGGACTTTTTTATTTAGTAAGACTTTTTATATATCATGAAGAATCTAAAAATATGGATAATGAATTAAAAATTGCCTTTAATAAACAATACACCTTGATGGAAAAAAGGCTGGCTAATATTATCACAACACCTGGGATGATATTAGCTTTAAGTATGGCTATATGCATGGTTATTATGCAACCAAGTTGGTTAAGTGAGAAGTGGTTGCAAATTAAAATTTCTTTTGTTTTAGGATTAGTAATATATCATTCTTATTGTTACAAAATAATGTATTCATTACAAAATGGTACTTCAACCATTTCAGCAAAAAACCTTAGATTATTAAATGAATTGCCTACTTTATTATTATTTATAATTGTACTTTTAGTAATTTTTAAAAATAATTTTCCAACTAGTATTGCTACATGGAGCGTAGTTGGATTAATTATTTTCATGTTGGCTTCAATACAATTATATGCAAAGATTAGAAAGAAAAATGAGAATTCATTAAGTAATGAATAG
- a CDS encoding PHP domain-containing protein: MNREDLVKLTSNINKNSCPKNINFHCHTKFSDGSLEPYELLEQAYKNNLKFLSITDHHTIKAHEYIKKNNLLKNYPKDSFTLISGIEINCLILGCLVHVIGLGIDIKSKYLNPYILGESPIGNDLDIKSVIKAINLADGLSFLAHPARYRIPFYKLIPEAKIQGIDGIEVWYDYELNEVWNPSLFVCTEINKLADKYSMLKTCGTDSHGLSLLGR, from the coding sequence ATGAATAGGGAAGACTTAGTAAAATTAACTTCCAATATTAATAAAAATAGTTGTCCTAAAAATATTAATTTTCACTGTCATACAAAATTTAGTGATGGAAGTCTAGAACCATATGAACTTTTAGAACAAGCTTATAAAAATAACTTGAAATTTTTATCAATAACCGATCATCATACAATTAAAGCTCATGAATATATAAAAAAAAATAATTTACTCAAAAATTATCCTAAAGATTCTTTTACATTAATTTCGGGAATAGAAATTAATTGTTTGATTCTAGGATGTTTAGTACATGTAATTGGATTGGGAATAGATATAAAAAGTAAATACCTAAATCCCTACATCCTTGGAGAGTCTCCAATAGGTAATGATTTAGATATTAAATCAGTTATTAAAGCAATAAATTTAGCTGATGGTTTATCATTTCTTGCACATCCAGCTAGATACAGGATTCCCTTTTATAAATTAATTCCAGAGGCCAAAATACAAGGTATTGATGGAATAGAGGTTTGGTACGATTATGAACTGAATGAAGTATGGAATCCTAGTTTATTTGTATGTACAGAAATAAATAAATTAGCAGATAAATATTCAATGCTAAAAACATGCGGAACAGATAGTCATGGACTTTCGCTATTAGGTAGATAA